One segment of Streptomyces sp. NBC_00576 DNA contains the following:
- a CDS encoding ABC transporter ATP-binding protein, producing the protein MSGSIEVRGLSRTFHTTVRRPGFTGALRSLVQPERVAKDAVSDITFDVAPGELLALLGPNGAGKSTTIKMLTGILTPTSGEARVVGVVPYLERERNARNIGAVFGQRTQLWWDLPVRESFSILRDIYEIPGPEHALRLQEFDDLLALSTFWDTRVRHLSLGQRVRCDLAAALLHDPPVVFLDEPTIGMDVVVKEQVREFLRHQVEERGRTVLLTTHDMTEVERLAERVVLVNHGRLVLDGTLDEIKKKFGSTWQVRATLADPHTEVSALPGIALLRREGPQVVFGPDGPDAPTVHQALKRVIERYEVTDIALDEADLEDVMRAAYVQAEIPESRGGG; encoded by the coding sequence GTGAGCGGCAGTATCGAGGTCCGTGGCCTGTCCCGGACCTTCCACACCACAGTGCGGCGTCCCGGTTTCACCGGGGCGCTGCGCTCCCTCGTCCAGCCGGAGCGGGTCGCGAAGGACGCCGTCTCCGACATCACCTTCGATGTCGCGCCGGGTGAACTCCTCGCCCTGCTCGGGCCGAACGGCGCCGGCAAGTCGACGACCATCAAGATGCTCACCGGCATCCTCACCCCCACGTCCGGCGAGGCACGCGTCGTCGGCGTGGTGCCGTACCTGGAGCGGGAGCGCAACGCCCGCAACATCGGGGCGGTGTTCGGCCAGCGCACCCAGCTCTGGTGGGACCTGCCGGTGCGCGAGTCGTTCTCGATCCTGCGGGACATCTACGAGATACCCGGGCCCGAACACGCCCTACGCCTCCAGGAGTTCGACGACCTGCTGGCACTGTCCACGTTCTGGGACACCCGCGTACGGCATCTGTCGCTGGGCCAGCGGGTGCGCTGCGACCTGGCGGCGGCACTGCTGCACGACCCGCCGGTGGTGTTCCTCGACGAGCCCACCATCGGGATGGACGTGGTGGTCAAGGAGCAGGTACGGGAGTTCCTGCGCCACCAGGTCGAGGAGCGCGGCCGGACCGTGCTGCTGACCACCCACGACATGACGGAGGTCGAGCGGCTCGCCGAGCGGGTCGTCCTCGTCAACCACGGCCGGCTCGTGCTGGACGGCACGCTGGACGAGATCAAGAAGAAGTTCGGCTCGACCTGGCAGGTCCGCGCCACCCTGGCGGACCCGCACACGGAGGTCTCGGCACTCCCCGGCATCGCGCTGCTGCGCCGCGAGGGCCCGCAGGTGGTCTTCGGCCCCGACGGTCCGGACGCCCCGACGGTCCACCAGGCGCTCAAGCGGGTCATCGAGCGGTACGAGGTGACAGACATCGCCCTCGACGAGGCCGACCTGGAGGACGTGATGCGGGCCGCGTACGTCCAGGCCGAGATACCCGAGTCTCGCGGAGGCGGCTGA
- a CDS encoding ABC transporter permease: MAVLHSWRAARVTPLGELYAPPRMTAALIRLTVQVVLVASLWNGLYQQTGTTAGLDREQAVTYAVMAVLASRLRELDQYAGRDTVLQHMHFGTIVYWYLRPLPPQRYYALRALGEQLYGFAWALAGFALCLAFGVVQPPESAAVAGVFALSLLLGQSVLYYVMLVIDQLCFWTLRNGAAMLILIFAQNLLSGVYAPLWFFPDWFVTLSSFLPFQATLSVPLSLYVGRIPLPDAAFQLAVQAGWILVLALFTRFLWRRAALRVVSQGG, translated from the coding sequence ATGGCCGTCCTGCACTCCTGGCGGGCCGCCAGGGTCACCCCCCTCGGCGAGCTGTACGCCCCGCCCCGGATGACCGCCGCCCTGATCCGGCTGACCGTCCAGGTGGTCCTGGTCGCGTCCCTGTGGAACGGCCTGTACCAGCAGACCGGTACGACGGCCGGCCTCGACCGCGAGCAGGCGGTGACGTACGCCGTCATGGCCGTACTCGCTTCCCGGCTGCGGGAGTTGGACCAGTACGCGGGCCGCGACACCGTGCTCCAGCACATGCACTTCGGCACGATCGTGTACTGGTACCTGCGGCCGCTGCCACCCCAGCGCTACTACGCGCTGCGGGCGCTCGGCGAGCAGCTGTACGGGTTCGCGTGGGCGCTGGCCGGGTTCGCCCTCTGCCTGGCCTTCGGGGTGGTCCAGCCGCCCGAATCGGCAGCTGTGGCCGGGGTGTTCGCGCTCAGTCTGCTGCTCGGCCAGTCGGTTCTCTACTACGTCATGCTCGTCATCGACCAGCTGTGCTTCTGGACGCTGCGCAACGGCGCCGCGATGCTCATCCTGATCTTCGCGCAGAACCTGCTGTCCGGGGTGTACGCACCGCTGTGGTTCTTCCCGGACTGGTTCGTCACCCTCAGCTCCTTCCTGCCCTTCCAGGCCACGCTGAGCGTGCCGCTGTCGCTGTACGTGGGGCGCATCCCGCTCCCGGACGCCGCCTTCCAGCTCGCCGTGCAGGCCGGCTGGATCCTCGTCCTGGCCCTGTTCACCCGGTTCCTGTGGCGGCGCGCCGCCCTCCGTGTCGTCTCCCAGGGAGGCTGA
- a CDS encoding ABC transporter permease — protein sequence MNGVRIAWRITRLNFRAQLEYRSEFLLMIGIGAIWQVSVIVFATVLLTRFTGMGGWDSSEVLLIPATRMLAHGIFVLFLGRMHGIGRIIQEGAIDTYLVRPMPVFRQVQLSYFPTNAIGDLTVAVGLMAGALSRSDLDWTAGRITYLVVCVLGGMLLEAALFTAVACASLRFPAADYWGRWLEELLGTFGSYPLNVLPRAVSGFLTFGLPLAFVAYFPAAVLTGHGHDTGVPYWLAAASPLLGVVAFLGARLLWRWSLGHYTGVNG from the coding sequence GTGAACGGTGTGCGTATCGCGTGGCGCATCACGCGCCTCAACTTCCGCGCCCAGTTGGAGTACCGCTCCGAGTTCCTCCTGATGATCGGGATCGGCGCCATCTGGCAGGTGTCGGTGATCGTGTTCGCGACGGTGCTGCTGACCCGGTTCACCGGGATGGGCGGCTGGGACAGCTCGGAGGTGCTGCTGATCCCGGCGACCCGGATGCTGGCGCACGGCATCTTCGTACTGTTCCTCGGGCGGATGCACGGCATCGGCCGGATCATCCAGGAGGGCGCGATAGACACCTATCTGGTACGTCCGATGCCGGTGTTCCGGCAGGTCCAGCTGTCCTACTTCCCCACCAACGCCATCGGCGACCTGACGGTGGCCGTGGGCCTGATGGCGGGCGCGCTCTCGCGCAGCGACCTGGACTGGACGGCGGGCCGGATCACGTACCTCGTGGTCTGCGTCCTCGGCGGGATGCTCCTGGAGGCGGCCCTGTTCACGGCGGTGGCCTGCGCCTCGCTGCGCTTCCCGGCCGCCGACTACTGGGGCCGCTGGCTGGAGGAGCTGCTCGGCACGTTCGGCAGCTATCCCCTGAACGTACTGCCGAGGGCGGTGAGCGGCTTCCTCACCTTCGGGCTGCCGCTCGCCTTCGTCGCGTACTTCCCGGCAGCGGTACTGACCGGCCACGGCCACGACACGGGCGTCCCGTACTGGCTGGCGGCGGCCTCTCCGCTGCTGGGGGTGGTGGCGTTCCTGGGGGCGCGGCTGCTGTGGCGGTGGAGTCTGGGGCACTACACGGGGGTCAACGGGTGA